Proteins encoded in a region of the Paenibacillus pedocola genome:
- a CDS encoding WecB/TagA/CpsF family glycosyltransferase, which produces MNQVNMFDVNFDNYDFMDLLEYIDKTIQERNQSYILTCNVDHVIKLRKDKEFQTVYSEAGAVVADGMPLIWASKMLGKPLKQKVSGADLFSRLGNAFEQRKYRLFFLGSAEGVPERATQNLKAAYPDMNIVGCYSPSYGFEHNEEENRRIIQMLTDSRPDIVFVGVGAPKQEKWIYRHYTSYQAPISIGVGATFDFLSGSVKRAPNFMQKTGLEWFWRLSQEPGRLWKRYLVDDAQFLVLLLKELRKKDKVKGSSLE; this is translated from the coding sequence ATGAACCAAGTTAACATGTTCGATGTCAATTTCGATAACTATGATTTCATGGATTTGCTTGAATACATCGACAAAACGATTCAGGAAAGGAACCAGTCCTACATCCTGACCTGCAACGTCGATCATGTGATCAAGCTCCGTAAGGACAAAGAGTTCCAGACTGTTTATTCCGAAGCAGGCGCTGTAGTGGCGGACGGAATGCCGCTGATCTGGGCTTCCAAAATGCTCGGCAAACCGCTGAAGCAGAAAGTATCCGGCGCGGATCTCTTCAGCCGCCTGGGCAATGCCTTCGAGCAGAGGAAATACCGCCTGTTCTTCCTTGGCTCAGCAGAAGGTGTGCCGGAGCGGGCTACTCAAAATCTAAAAGCGGCTTATCCGGATATGAACATCGTCGGCTGCTATTCTCCTTCCTATGGCTTCGAGCATAACGAAGAGGAGAACCGGCGTATTATCCAGATGCTTACAGACAGCCGGCCGGATATCGTATTTGTCGGTGTGGGTGCGCCGAAGCAGGAGAAATGGATTTACCGCCATTACACCTCTTATCAGGCGCCGATTTCGATCGGCGTGGGCGCTACCTTCGATTTTCTTTCCGGTTCGGTAAAGCGGGCGCCGAATTTTATGCAAAAGACAGGGCTCGAATGGTTCTGGCGGCTCAGCCAGGAGCCGGGACGGCTCTGGAAAAGATATCTTGTGGACGATGCCCAATTCCTGGTCCTGCTGCTCAAAGAGCTGCGCAAGAAGGATAAAGTGAAGGGCAGCAGTCTTGAATGA
- a CDS encoding O-antigen ligase family protein has product MTDQNESSLTLPSLTAVRSGAVMALICAICLGLPLMIGFASAKLSASNSLQGVVLAGILFPAFLLALVKPKQLLTYTLLVWAVAPELRRIADWSEGVYHSVSLLSLAPLLTGALLAIPVLREIHRIRKSSTRIILLFSVALAYGALIGLAKNGIGSVYDLANYIVPLLLIPFFAVTRFNPKDIDRLLYSFANIAVLVAVYGIVQYLTVPPWDAFWMRNADMMSIGTPYPLEIRVFSTLNSPGPAATFLVFALVPMILEKRWQGTLRWIGVLLVVICLLTTLVRSAWLVMLVMLLVYIGSSPSKGKWKALLQLAFVAAALFWIVPKLPGAEGLVARMETLTSVQEDHSYNERLSLWQNMLPMVASNPVGQGIGSVGQGTKIGNGGELGEYGNMDNGFIALLLTFGVLGALFFFGALGAVIKQIVSRVTSKDSLQPYARLSLAAWTGAVVSLVSDNGFPGLKGYLIWMLIGLGLGAKEIIESRKKGTPHAAVEREITSH; this is encoded by the coding sequence ATGACGGACCAGAATGAAAGCAGCTTGACGCTGCCATCCCTGACAGCGGTAAGATCGGGTGCGGTTATGGCGCTGATATGTGCCATTTGCCTTGGCCTTCCGCTGATGATCGGGTTCGCCAGTGCGAAACTCAGTGCTTCGAACAGCCTGCAGGGCGTGGTTCTGGCGGGGATTCTCTTTCCCGCCTTCCTGCTGGCGCTGGTGAAGCCGAAGCAGCTGCTCACCTACACACTGCTCGTATGGGCGGTGGCTCCGGAGCTGAGGCGTATCGCTGACTGGTCGGAGGGCGTGTACCATTCCGTATCACTGCTCAGTCTGGCACCGCTGCTGACGGGTGCACTGCTCGCGATTCCGGTGCTCAGGGAGATTCACCGGATCCGCAAATCATCCACCCGGATCATCCTGCTGTTCTCGGTAGCCCTGGCCTACGGTGCACTGATCGGCCTGGCCAAGAACGGCATAGGCTCAGTGTACGATCTGGCGAATTACATCGTACCGCTGCTGCTGATTCCATTCTTTGCAGTCACGCGGTTCAATCCGAAGGATATTGACCGGCTGCTGTACTCTTTTGCCAACATTGCAGTGCTGGTAGCCGTTTACGGTATCGTTCAATATCTGACCGTTCCGCCTTGGGATGCCTTCTGGATGCGGAACGCCGATATGATGTCCATCGGAACCCCGTATCCTTTGGAAATCCGGGTCTTCTCCACACTGAATTCACCCGGGCCGGCCGCAACCTTCCTGGTGTTCGCACTGGTGCCGATGATTCTGGAGAAGAGATGGCAAGGCACACTGCGCTGGATCGGTGTACTGCTCGTAGTGATCTGCCTGCTGACCACTCTGGTCCGCTCCGCCTGGCTGGTAATGCTGGTGATGCTGCTGGTCTACATCGGCTCCTCGCCTTCGAAGGGCAAGTGGAAGGCACTGCTCCAGCTGGCCTTTGTAGCGGCAGCGCTGTTCTGGATCGTACCGAAGCTTCCGGGTGCAGAGGGGCTGGTCGCCCGGATGGAGACACTTACCTCTGTGCAGGAAGACCACTCCTATAACGAGCGGCTCAGCCTCTGGCAGAACATGCTGCCGATGGTCGCATCCAACCCGGTGGGTCAGGGGATCGGCAGTGTAGGGCAAGGAACCAAGATAGGCAACGGAGGAGAACTCGGGGAATACGGCAATATGGATAACGGGTTTATCGCATTGCTGCTTACCTTCGGTGTACTCGGCGCCTTGTTCTTCTTCGGTGCACTCGGTGCAGTCATTAAACAAATTGTCAGCCGGGTGACCAGCAAGGACAGTCTCCAGCCTTATGCCAGGCTGTCGCTGGCCGCATGGACGGGAGCGGTAGTCAGCCTGGTATCGGACAACGGCTTCCCCGGACTTAAAGGATATCTGATCTGGATGCTGATTGGCCTGGGCCTCGGCGCTAAAGAGATTATTGAGAGCAGAAAGAAGGGGACACCACATGCAGCAGTTGAACGCGAAATCACTTCCCACTAG
- a CDS encoding lipopolysaccharide biosynthesis protein → MQQLNAKSLPTSTVWSSLKSFTKSKNNSSAAVKTMMVSVLILLVNMLTGVLTARYLGPTGRGEQTAMVNWSQFLAFSMSFGIPSALIYNAKKNPDEAGVLYRVALLIGLGFGVAATTVGILVLPYWLKSFSPDVVLFAQVSMILCPLIVLSQVNNAAFQFRGDYRTFNLLRYLIPLLTLAAIGILILTGSMNPFTTALAYLVPSVPLFIWMTISLLRTYKVKMKDTYLNFKRLFTYGLGSYGNDLLGQFSYYIDQIIIAGLLRPADLGLYAVAVSLSRMVNFFSNSITVVLFPKASELSKDEAVALTFKAFRISTTCTLLGALFLMLVAPFVIPLLYGKDFNTALTVFRLLLLEVTISGGTLILAQVFMALGKPKFVSILQGVGLILVIPLLFLLVPKFGLFGAGVAMLSSAVLRFLFIILNIRYNLKVKLPRLLINGDDIQWMKTTMNSYIRKKPMDTSS, encoded by the coding sequence ATGCAGCAGTTGAACGCGAAATCACTTCCCACTAGCACAGTCTGGTCCTCGCTCAAGAGCTTTACGAAGAGCAAGAACAACAGCTCTGCCGCCGTAAAAACGATGATGGTCAGCGTACTGATCCTGCTGGTCAATATGCTGACCGGTGTGCTGACCGCCCGCTACTTAGGCCCGACAGGCCGCGGGGAACAGACGGCTATGGTGAACTGGTCGCAGTTTCTGGCGTTCAGTATGAGTTTCGGTATTCCTTCGGCACTGATCTACAACGCTAAGAAGAACCCGGATGAAGCCGGAGTGCTGTACCGGGTGGCGCTGTTAATCGGGCTCGGGTTCGGGGTTGCAGCAACGACGGTAGGCATTCTGGTCTTGCCGTACTGGCTGAAATCCTTCAGCCCGGATGTTGTCCTGTTTGCGCAGGTGTCAATGATTCTATGCCCGCTGATTGTGCTCTCACAGGTCAATAATGCAGCATTTCAATTCAGAGGGGATTACAGAACCTTCAACCTGCTGCGGTATCTGATTCCGCTTTTGACGCTTGCAGCGATCGGGATTCTGATCCTTACCGGCAGCATGAATCCATTTACAACTGCGCTGGCCTATCTGGTTCCGTCGGTTCCGCTGTTCATCTGGATGACGATCTCGCTGCTCCGCACCTACAAGGTAAAGATGAAAGATACTTACCTGAATTTCAAAAGATTGTTCACCTACGGCCTCGGCTCTTACGGCAATGACCTGCTCGGCCAGTTCTCCTACTATATTGACCAGATTATTATCGCCGGCCTGCTGCGGCCAGCCGATCTGGGGCTGTATGCGGTCGCGGTGAGCCTGTCGCGGATGGTCAACTTCTTCTCAAATTCGATCACAGTGGTGCTGTTCCCGAAAGCTTCCGAGCTGTCGAAGGATGAGGCGGTTGCGCTGACCTTCAAAGCTTTCCGGATCAGCACCACCTGCACCCTGCTCGGTGCGCTGTTCCTGATGCTGGTAGCTCCTTTCGTAATTCCGCTGCTATACGGCAAGGATTTCAACACAGCACTGACTGTGTTCCGCCTGCTGCTGCTGGAAGTAACGATTAGCGGAGGCACACTGATTCTGGCTCAGGTGTTTATGGCGCTCGGCAAACCGAAGTTTGTTTCCATCCTTCAGGGGGTGGGCCTGATCCTGGTAATCCCGCTGCTCTTCCTGCTGGTGCCGAAGTTCGGATTGTTCGGAGCAGGGGTAGCGATGCTCTCCTCTGCAGTGCTTCGCTTCTTGTTCATCATTCTTAATATCAGATATAACCTGAAAGTTAAACTGCCCCGCCTGTTGATTAACGGGGATGACATTCAGTGGATGAAGACGACGATGAATTCCTATATTCGCAAAAAACCTATGGATACGAGCAGTTAA
- a CDS encoding glycosyltransferase family 2 protein: MDSVTSVLGGPGSYPISAVIIAQDDEVRISKAIQSCRLFADEVVVIDGGSKDGTVQLAESLDCRVFVNPWPGYAKQREFGVERAVHDWVFLIDTDEVVSDELAQDILQRKPALTDRAVAYSLYRIGDFLGRWLDKGEYLVRLYNRKEYGIRNSLVHEMPEVEEERTVRLNGILWHQGFRSINDHVARFNKYTDLEAQSAFASGKPFKLRNLLLRPPARFLQKYFLHGLFKKGISGFAVSVFWVMYEFMVGFKHYELTSSSKLARHNAQGQAEKEKKGERSYAVQ; the protein is encoded by the coding sequence ATGGATTCAGTGACAAGCGTGCTTGGCGGCCCGGGCAGTTACCCGATTTCGGCTGTCATCATTGCTCAGGATGACGAAGTTCGCATATCCAAAGCAATTCAGTCCTGCCGACTATTCGCCGATGAGGTGGTTGTAATCGACGGGGGGAGTAAAGACGGGACGGTGCAGCTGGCCGAAAGCCTGGACTGCCGGGTGTTCGTCAACCCATGGCCCGGATATGCCAAACAAAGGGAATTCGGGGTGGAACGCGCCGTCCATGATTGGGTCTTCCTGATTGATACCGATGAAGTGGTCAGCGATGAGCTGGCCCAGGATATTCTGCAGCGTAAGCCGGCCCTGACGGACAGGGCTGTGGCGTACTCGCTATACCGGATCGGAGATTTCCTGGGCAGATGGTTGGACAAAGGAGAATACCTGGTGCGTCTGTACAACCGCAAGGAGTACGGCATCCGCAACTCTCTGGTGCATGAAATGCCGGAGGTTGAGGAAGAGCGGACAGTCCGCCTGAACGGAATTCTCTGGCACCAAGGCTTCCGGAGCATCAATGACCATGTGGCCCGCTTTAACAAATACACCGATCTGGAGGCGCAAAGCGCTTTTGCCAGCGGTAAGCCGTTTAAGCTGAGAAATCTGCTGCTGCGGCCGCCGGCACGCTTCCTGCAGAAATATTTCTTGCACGGTTTGTTCAAAAAAGGCATTTCGGGATTCGCGGTATCCGTATTCTGGGTGATGTATGAATTCATGGTCGGCTTCAAGCATTACGAATTAACAAGCTCCAGCAAGCTGGCCCGGCACAACGCACAGGGTCAGGCGGAGAAGGAAAAGAAAGGGGAGCGAAGCTATGCCGTACAGTGA
- a CDS encoding glycosyltransferase family 4 protein: MPYSDGLNIMTTGLSWPSLQPGGLNTYFKSVCEQLSSRNQVHALICSQETPSTPKELIIHNAGDPKETIWKRKDAFQRKAADLMGNGSGRIDILYSHFAPYGIGPAMEAKKRGIPVIMTFHGPWNEEMKIEGQGIKHRVKTTIAKSIERKAYKLADKFIVLSEYFRDMLHTLHGVPLHKIIVIPGAANVERFVPASNRLAVRRTLNLPEGATTVLTVRRLMNRMGLLQLLDAWKQVTERFPNAILLIGGKGPLRAELEEKIADYGLGNKVRLLGYIPDHQLASYYQAADMFVVPSQALEGFGLITVEALASGLPVMATPVGGNKEILQGFRPELLFKSAASDDMAEGMIHMLSNRKLLPSRDECRDHVLEKYTWEHVGDRVESVFLETLGKGVAAGC, translated from the coding sequence ATGCCGTACAGTGACGGACTCAATATAATGACGACCGGCCTCAGTTGGCCATCGCTCCAGCCCGGCGGGCTCAACACGTATTTCAAATCCGTATGCGAGCAGCTCTCCTCACGCAATCAGGTGCATGCGCTGATCTGCAGCCAGGAGACGCCCTCCACCCCCAAAGAACTGATTATCCATAACGCCGGCGACCCCAAAGAGACCATCTGGAAGCGCAAGGATGCATTCCAGCGTAAAGCAGCGGATCTGATGGGGAATGGCAGCGGGCGTATTGATATCCTATACTCGCATTTTGCCCCATACGGCATTGGGCCGGCAATGGAAGCAAAGAAGCGGGGCATTCCGGTGATCATGACCTTTCACGGTCCGTGGAATGAAGAGATGAAGATCGAAGGGCAGGGCATCAAGCACCGGGTCAAGACGACCATTGCCAAATCGATTGAACGCAAAGCCTATAAGCTGGCGGATAAGTTCATCGTACTCAGCGAGTACTTCCGTGACATGCTGCACACGCTGCACGGTGTACCGCTGCATAAGATCATCGTCATCCCGGGTGCAGCGAATGTGGAACGTTTTGTTCCGGCAAGCAACCGGCTGGCCGTACGGCGGACGCTGAATCTGCCGGAGGGGGCAACGACAGTCCTGACTGTACGGCGGCTGATGAACCGTATGGGGCTGCTCCAGCTGCTGGATGCCTGGAAGCAGGTCACGGAACGCTTCCCGAATGCGATTCTGCTGATCGGCGGCAAAGGGCCGCTGCGAGCTGAGCTGGAAGAAAAAATCGCCGATTACGGCCTTGGCAACAAGGTCCGGCTGCTCGGATACATTCCCGATCATCAGCTGGCCTCCTATTATCAGGCAGCCGATATGTTCGTGGTTCCCTCGCAGGCGTTGGAAGGCTTCGGCCTGATCACCGTTGAAGCACTTGCTTCCGGTCTTCCCGTGATGGCTACGCCGGTAGGCGGCAACAAAGAAATTCTTCAGGGCTTCCGCCCGGAGCTGCTGTTCAAGAGTGCGGCCAGTGATGATATGGCGGAAGGCATGATTCATATGCTAAGCAACCGCAAGCTGCTGCCAAGCCGCGACGAATGCCGGGATCATGTGCTGGAGAAATACACCTGGGAGCATGTGGGTGACCGAGTGGAATCCGTATTCCTTGAAACTTTGGGAAAGGGTGTGGCCGCAGGATGCTAA